The genomic stretch caaaaggggcgttgctcttgagacggtgacgtcacgtgcgcggtaccgcattctgCTTAtgttgctattattattattttctacctTCGTATTTATTGAAATGCGAAGCAAACTCATTGGTTCGTCTATAAAATTAATGAGGAGTTTGACATTTTACACGTGATTTTTAAGATTTCATTCAACTGTCTTTTCATTCTTTATCTATTTACTATTTCTCAACAAGGCATTTGTCTTAAGTTATTGTTATTCTCATGCACATCGAGGATCGTAGAGAAAtcatctgttttacattttgataattaaaaaaaaaaacaggatttaaaacGCATAGAGAACCAAGGTTGATTTTTAGGGATCACACGCATTTATGTAAGAAgatgcttttaatctgaaaagtcAACTCGGAAAGGGTGCTGCTCTGACCCCACTGTAACGTTTATTGCCTAAAGTaggattttgtgtttttgtccacaGTTGTTAGGAATTGTATTTTACAGCAGAATGTCCAAAAGTGACGCCGTGCGGGAGAATGTGAAGGTACTTCAGTGTTTAGTGTGGATCTAACTTTGTGTCGTCATGCTTATTTCGTGCAGAAGTTTTCCAGCTCTTTTGCGGACATTACATAATAGCGGCTGGTTgccatttaaatcttatcagagGAGAGCTTCTTTTTCATTACTTTGTGACCCTTAACTCCAATTAACACTGTTTGTaacatgcatataaaaaaaacatcttaaaattcatttaactattttaaatgaattttaCTAATGGGATTTCTTTAATTGAgacctttttaaatcaaattagaACGCTGATAATTAAATCATTCTGAATGTCTGTGACTCTAATCTAACGTTACCTTCATGCTACATGTAGATGTAGCATGTTTAAAACAGCCTAAAATGTTATGTCACCTATTCAGGAGTACTACGGCAGACGCCTGGAGGCCTCCTGTGACCTGCAAACCAGCGCTTCTTCCTGCAGTATGCCCTGCAGCCTGATGCCAAGCAGCGTACAAGAGGCCCTGGGTCTGGTTCACCCTGACGTCACCAAAAGGTACACCTGCTTAAATCCAACTAGTGAGAATAAAACCAGAATGTTAAAGATATCCGACAATAACATTTAATGCGAATATTGTGCATCAGGATGAGCCTTTAAATTCATTATGTAATTTTCCTCATTGTTTATGACATACTGTGGAGCGTTTGCATGTAACTTGAGTTTACCTGCATGCTGTATTATTGTTATATAACATACTATACTCCATGTGTAGTATGCCACAAACTTCAAGGAATTTTAGGGGGATTTCtggtcccccttttttttaacggCCTATGTGACTAAAAATCCTGTGCAGTCAATTGTCTTCAGATGTCACACAATTAGTAAATATGCtccagctgtgtaatttaatctcagtataaatgcacaCGTGTGGTGAGGGCTTTAGAGGACTATTAGAGAACATCGGCGGACTAACACCATCATGAGTTCCATTGTGATTATTCCCTTTAGCTGAAAGGCGGGGCAAGGATAGTTAGTCAGAAAAGCAGTCAAGAGACCCGTGGTAACTCCAGAGGAGCTTCAGAGGTCCGCTGCTCAGGTGCAAGACAACAGCTGGTTCACTCCATGAATACGGCTACTTGTGCAAATTCCTTATTACAAAAAGTCagagtttgccacaagccatgtaaggGACATagcaaacatgtagaagaaggtgctctggtcagatgagaccaaaaatgTACTGTAGGTAGGAAATGCCTTTATGCAGTACTCCTTGTTGGTCAATTACATGACATCCCTGTAAGATACATTGAAGTGTGAgatttggaaaaggaaaaagttACTAACACACTTTCTCCAGATTCTTTGGGTGCGGCCTCCCGTTTCCGGCGAAGCTTGAGGGCTGCAGAGTCCTGGACCTTGGCAGCGGATCAGGGCGAGACTGTTTTGCCTTTAGTAAACTTGTTGGACCCAGTGGACACGTGACGGGCATCGACATGACAGAGCAGCTGGTGAGACAGACGCACGTTCGTAGCCTCACCTCTGTGCTTCCTCTGCCGCTGATCCCGCCGTGCTCCTGCAGATCGCGGCGTCTCGCCAGTTCGTCGAGTACCATCGGAGAAAGTTCGGCTACGAGGAGCCCAACGTCACGTTCATCCAGGGATACATGGAAAAGCTCAGTGAGGCCGGGATACCGAGGGACTCAATGGATGTTCTGATGTAGGTTAAGAGTTAAGCTGGGATCCAGTTAAAGCGATCTGAttgacaaaggaggaaaaatctCCCTTTTTTTTAGTTCCAACTGTGTGATCTGCCTCTGCCCTGATAAACGATCAGTGCTACAGCAAGCCTACGACGTTCTGAAGGTCAGTCGGAGGTGTCCCTGCATCGATGTGGGAAGCCTCACGCCgtttctgcttttaactcatCCTGGTTTCAAACAGGAAGGAGGAGAGCTGTACTTCAGCGACATGTACGCCAGCAGCGTCGTTCCAGATCACATGAAGCAGGA from Fundulus heteroclitus isolate FHET01 chromosome 18, MU-UCD_Fhet_4.1, whole genome shotgun sequence encodes the following:
- the zgc:153372 gene encoding arsenite methyltransferase translates to MSKSDAVRENVKEYYGRRLEASCDLQTSASSCSMPCSLMPSSVQEALGLVHPDVTKRFFGCGLPFPAKLEGCRVLDLGSGSGRDCFAFSKLVGPSGHVTGIDMTEQLIAASRQFVEYHRRKFGYEEPNVTFIQGYMEKLSEAGIPRDSMDVLISNCVICLCPDKRSVLQQAYDVLKEGGELYFSDMYASSVVPDHMKQDPVFWGEGMGGSLFWKDLVSLAHGVGFSTPLLVSASHIEVHNTQLKAKAGDIRYASGTYRLFKLPRQSGMSAAAVIYKGTVPGFPDQLDFDSLHCFKKGVEAEVDAEMAAILQISRFSSDFKVRMLDKHESDSESTQQFCHLNPFLLADRRGSSVKQCSKTSR